The sequence AACAGAGAGACACGATTGAGAGTGAAGCCCCAAGCCCATGACGCAAACAGCGTCAGCAACAAAGTGATAATAACTGCGACACCAACAACGACCGCTTCGCGTACGCCCATGGTCACGAGAACCAACAGAACTACCGCGCCCGTAGCAAAAGCAAGTTTACCAATCAGCGTATTGGCTTTATCTGCCGCGGTCTGGCCGTAGTCGCGGGTGACATCTACTTGGATGGTATCCGGAATTAAAGTGCTTTCTAACTGACCTATGCGTTCATCAACCGCTTTGGCGACATCTACTGCGTTCTCACCGCTTTTCTTCGCAATTGCAATAGTCACGGCTGGTTTAATGTCGCTCTTGTCACTTGTCCAAACAACTTGCGTTGGCGTATCTGTCCCTAAATTTATCTCGGCAATGTCTGCCAAATAAACAGGCTGACCATCATGCAAACCAACCACTAACTGTTTCACTTCATCGACGTTAGTAAGGAACTCGCCGATTTGTAGAGGTATGGATTGGTTGTCTTGCGTCAAGCTCAGCATAGGTGATGCAGAATTAGCATCTGGCAACATCTGATTAAGCGAATCAATAGTGACGCCGTAACCTGACATTTTCGCTGGGTCGAGCCTAACATCAACAATCGTTGGCTGACGACCAACCGTGTAGATATCTCGCGTACCTGGAATGCGCTTTAGCTCGGTTTCAAGCCCGTGCGCAACACTGGTGATCTCTTGTAGCGTTGCCGAGTCCGATTTAGGTGATAAGGTCACGTTTACAATAGGCACATCTTCGATACCACGAGGCTTGATAATAGGCTGTCCGACGCCCATGTTCGCTGGCATCCAATCATTGTTGGAATAGAGCTTATTGTATATCTTAACGACGGCTTCGTTTCTTGGAATCCCGACTTCGAATATCGCAACAATCATTGCGCCGCCAGGTTGAGAGAACGAGTATATTTTGTCGATGCCGTTGATCTCCGAGATAATTTGCTCAGCCGGATTGGTGACTAAACTCTCGACTTCTCTAGGTGAGGCACCTGGAAACGGAATATAAACATCAGCAAAAGTGACATCAATTTGCGGCTCTTCTTCTTTGGGCGTAACAGCAATCGCCATCAAACCGAGCAACAATGCAACTAAAGCCAATAAAGGCGTCATTGCCGATGACTGGAATGCGGCCGCGATGCGCCCCGAAATCCCCATCTTATCGTTTTCTGTATCGTGACTCATACTGCCCCCTACTTCTCAGCCAAGAAGCTGACTACATCGGTGACGATCTCATCACCCACTTCTAGACCACTAAGTACTTCAAGTTGACCGTTACGCGATTGACCAACACGCACAGGATTCATTGTGACTTTTTCACCTTCCAAACGATAAACAACACTCAACTCGCCACGGCGAATGACGGCTGATTCTGGAATTTCAATCGACGGTCTATCATCATAAGTAAAGGCGACCTTCACCCACTCGCCTGGCAGTAAATTTTGTGGCTGCTCAAGAAGCTCAAGACGAAGGCGGAAAGCACGAGATTTTTCATGAGCGTAATTGAACAGTTTCGCCTCATAAGGCTCAAGGATCTCTCCATTTAGAGTGGTTATAGAAAACTGACTGGCATCCTCTACCTTTTCGCGATAGCGCTGAGGGATTTCTGTTACCACTCGAAGCGGAGACAATGAAAAGCCAGTCATCAATTGGCTACCTGGTGCGACGGTTTCACCAAGTTCGACATGACGTTGAGTGACAACACCGGTATACGGAGCGCGTATGCTGGTGTAGCCCAATGATTCTTTGGCCTGCGCGACAGCCGCTTTCGCTTGCTTGACTTCGGCAACGGAAGAGCGCGCTTCAGCTTCTGCTGCATCTAAACGCTCGCGCGAAATTGCGCCCTTGGGAAACAGGTCGCGGTAGCGCTTCACTTGAGCCGTTGCTTTGATGTTTTGCGCATTGGCGCTGTTAAGCTGAGCCAACGCCGCATCCAGTGACGCAGATTGTTGCTCTGCGCTGATTTCCAGTAACACATCGCCTTGATTGACGATGTCATTCACATCAGCATTCACCGCCACTATTCTTCCGGATGTTTGTGCCGAGAGCGTACCGCGATTCACGGCTTCTACTGTTGCGTCTAACTCAACAACGGAATCAATGTTGTTTACTTCAATAATGGTGGTGTCATAAGCGCTTGCTGTTGCGCTGAATACTGCGCTAGCAATCACTGCCCACTTTAGAAAGCTGACTTTCATATTTACCTCATTATCATTAATTAGTTAAATCTAATATAAACACATTCATTAGCAATGTCTAATTCTTTTGTTTAGATTTTGCTAAATTAAAGTACTGATGATGACTTCTTATGTGACTGGTTGAATTATAGGCAATAAAAAAGCCCGGTTTTTCAACCGAGCTTTCAAATTCTAATCTTAATATCAGAAAGTTAACTAGACGCCTAATGAAAGGCTATGACTGTTTGGCCATATTGACTTGCTTGTTCTTACCTAACAATACATCACCAATGAACATTCCTACCAACATGGCAAAAACAAAACCAACAATCCCCAGATTGCCATTAGCGATAGAGGAAATGGCGGGGCCAGGACAAATACCTGCTATGCCCCAACCCAACCCAAATAGCGCTGACCCGCTTAGTAGTTGAACATCAAGTTTTTTGTTCTCAGACAGGCAAAACTGATCAGTACAAACTGGCTCAGCTTTACGACGAATAACAAGCCAATAGCTAGGCGCAAACACCAATAGCGCTCCACCCATAACAAAAGCTAGGTCTGGCGACCATTGTCCGAAAATATCTAGAAATGCCATCACATTGGCAGGATCGCTCATGCCAGAAACAATCATACCCGCGCCAAACAAAAAACCACTAATCAATGCAATCAATCGAAACATGGTCATCTCCTATAATACGTGCAGCATAATGGTAGTGGTTGCCATCGCGACCGCCATGAAAGTCATAGTCGCAGCGATTGAACGTTTAGAGAGACGCCCCATACCACAAATACCATGACCACTGGTACAACCGTTACCAAGCTTAGTGCCAATACCGACAAGTAAGCCTGCCACCAGTACTAGCGGGGTAGAAACCACCATAGCCACTGGTGCTATGTTTAGCGCTTTAGCTGAAACAACGCCACCTAAAATCATTCCAAGTACGAACAATATACGCCAGCTTGTATCACCCTTACGGCCTTTATAGATACGACCAACAATACCGCTGATACCCGCAATTTTGCCATTGAACAACAGCAATAACGTGGCCGATACGCCTAAAAGCATGCCGCCGAGCAAAGATGCCCAAGGAAATGTAAACTCCATACTTACCTCTTGAATTTCAAACTTAAAATTGATTTAAGTTGCAAAATTCATCCGAAAAATTTTGCAAGTTAAACCAGCTACAGATAGAAAATTAAGTACGAGGCTTAGTGGCAGTAAAGATTATGAAGCTGCTGAATCAGTCCCACCACACGTTCATCTTTAAGCGCATAATAAACGTGTTGCGATTCTTTGCGAGATGTCACCAAATCGGCCTTCTTTAACACCGATAAATGCTGTGAGAATGCAGATTGGCTTAAATTCGAATTGGCTTGTAGTTGCCCAGCTCCCTGTTCACCTTCAACTAATTGGCACAACACAAACAAGCGATCTGGATGAGCGAGCGTCTTGAGTACTTCCGCTACGTCCACTGCGCGTTCTTTCATTTGCAGTAAGTCCACTTTGTTACCTCTGTGTGTTGATATGATGTCGTCATTATCTACACACTCATTTATTTAGTCAATGCTTAATTAGTATTTCTATATTTAGATTAAAATACATTAGACAAAGCTAATTTTAGTCGTTATAGTGGCTCTCATTCACGATTAACATGCATTTTGGATAAGCATCCAAGACAAGTAATGAGGTAAGGTATGACTAAGATCGTAATTGTAGGTGGTGTTGCTGGTGGTGCTTCTGCTGCTGCTCGTGCGCGACGTTTAAGCGAAGACGCTGAAATTATCATGTTAGAGCGCGGTCCTTTTGTGTCGTTCGCGAACTGTGGTCTTCCTTACCACATTGGTGGTGATATTAAAGACCGCTCTAAGCTACTTTTGCAAACTCCAGAGAGCTTTCTAGCGCGTTTTAATGTTGATGTGCGCGTGATGAATGAAGTCGTATCAATCAACCGTGCCGACAAGACTGTCACCATTAAAAACCTAATTGATGCCAGCGAATACAATGAGTCTTATGACTTTTTGCTACTAAGCCCAGGTGCTGCGCCATTCATTCCAGCGATCGCCGGTATTGATAACCCTCTAACCTACTCGCTGCGCAATATCCCAGATATGGATCGCATCATTCAAACCATCCAAACCAACAAACCAAAGCACGCAACGGTTGTGGGCGGAGGATTTATCGGTTTAGAAATGATGGAGGCGTTCCACCAGCTTGGTATTGAAACCACTCTTATCGAAATGGCCGATCAAGTTATGACGCCAGTAGACAAAGAAATGGCGGGTTTTGCACATGCAGAGATCAAACAGCGCGGTATTGACCTCCGTTTGGGCGTTGCTCTGGAGTCAGTTGAGTTTATTCCGGAAGAAGACAATACTGGCAAGCTTGCGCTTACCCTCAATAATGGCGACACATTGAGTACTGAGCTGCTCATCATGTCGATCGGCGTTCGCCCAGAAACGAAGCTAGCACAAGAGGCGGGCTTACAGTTAGGTGAACTTGGCGGCATCTACACTGATAGCAGCATGCAAACCAGTGACCCTGCTATCTTTGCTGTAGGCGATGCTATTGAAGATACAGATTTTGTCACGGGCAAATCAGGGTTTGTTCCACTAGCGGGACCTGCCAACCGTCAAGGCCGCATGGCTGCGGACAACATGCTTGGCCGTTCTGAAACCTATCAAGGCACTCAAGGTACGTCGATAGTTAAGATCTTCGATCTCGCAGTAGCTTCAGTAGGTAAGAACGAGAAGGTACTGAAACGTGAAGGTATCGCTTACGAAAAGGTCTACGTGCACACAGCTAGTCACGCCGGCTACTATCCTGGCGCAGAGATTGTATCTCTAAAAATGTTGTTTAGCCCTGAAACCGGCAAAATCTTAGGGGCGCAAGCCGCGGGTAAAGACGGTGTAGATAAGCGTATTGACGTACTGGCAGTCGCGCAGCGCGCAGGCATGACGGTTGAGCAGCTTCAACACCTGGAAC is a genomic window of Vibrio sp. CB1-14 containing:
- a CDS encoding efflux RND transporter periplasmic adaptor subunit, giving the protein MKVSFLKWAVIASAVFSATASAYDTTIIEVNNIDSVVELDATVEAVNRGTLSAQTSGRIVAVNADVNDIVNQGDVLLEISAEQQSASLDAALAQLNSANAQNIKATAQVKRYRDLFPKGAISRERLDAAEAEARSSVAEVKQAKAAVAQAKESLGYTSIRAPYTGVVTQRHVELGETVAPGSQLMTGFSLSPLRVVTEIPQRYREKVEDASQFSITTLNGEILEPYEAKLFNYAHEKSRAFRLRLELLEQPQNLLPGEWVKVAFTYDDRPSIEIPESAVIRRGELSVVYRLEGEKVTMNPVRVGQSRNGQLEVLSGLEVGDEIVTDVVSFLAEK
- a CDS encoding YeeE/YedE family protein, whose amino-acid sequence is MFRLIALISGFLFGAGMIVSGMSDPANVMAFLDIFGQWSPDLAFVMGGALLVFAPSYWLVIRRKAEPVCTDQFCLSENKKLDVQLLSGSALFGLGWGIAGICPGPAISSIANGNLGIVGFVFAMLVGMFIGDVLLGKNKQVNMAKQS
- a CDS encoding YeeE/YedE family protein, which gives rise to MEFTFPWASLLGGMLLGVSATLLLLFNGKIAGISGIVGRIYKGRKGDTSWRILFVLGMILGGVVSAKALNIAPVAMVVSTPLVLVAGLLVGIGTKLGNGCTSGHGICGMGRLSKRSIAATMTFMAVAMATTTIMLHVL
- a CDS encoding ArsR/SmtB family transcription factor; its protein translation is MKERAVDVAEVLKTLAHPDRLFVLCQLVEGEQGAGQLQANSNLSQSAFSQHLSVLKKADLVTSRKESQHVYYALKDERVVGLIQQLHNLYCH
- a CDS encoding FAD-dependent oxidoreductase, encoding MTKIVIVGGVAGGASAAARARRLSEDAEIIMLERGPFVSFANCGLPYHIGGDIKDRSKLLLQTPESFLARFNVDVRVMNEVVSINRADKTVTIKNLIDASEYNESYDFLLLSPGAAPFIPAIAGIDNPLTYSLRNIPDMDRIIQTIQTNKPKHATVVGGGFIGLEMMEAFHQLGIETTLIEMADQVMTPVDKEMAGFAHAEIKQRGIDLRLGVALESVEFIPEEDNTGKLALTLNNGDTLSTELLIMSIGVRPETKLAQEAGLQLGELGGIYTDSSMQTSDPAIFAVGDAIEDTDFVTGKSGFVPLAGPANRQGRMAADNMLGRSETYQGTQGTSIVKIFDLAVASVGKNEKVLKREGIAYEKVYVHTASHAGYYPGAEIVSLKMLFSPETGKILGAQAAGKDGVDKRIDVLAVAQRAGMTVEQLQHLELTYAPPYGSAKDVINQAAFVANNILKGDATPIHFNEIDNLTEDQILLDVRNPGELENVGFIEGAINIPVDQLRGRMNELPKDKEIVIYCQVGLRGNVAYRQLVNNGFKARNLIGGYRTYKFAQA